One segment of Anopheles stephensi strain Indian chromosome 3, UCI_ANSTEP_V1.0, whole genome shotgun sequence DNA contains the following:
- the LOC118513971 gene encoding uncharacterized protein LOC118513971 encodes MKLFLVLLLASVAWAQRPQTVAVIDKLYEVHPLYRQIQDYVINTISEARLSSSAKIYDFHRDIIMIKSTFLGTSIRQEQELLHQVNGQPLSVDQQCLSFVRQNADVNMNLAGVSYSTCITNTGDTLVSTVKAFYDELDVNEAAYVGVGLFEEFRNENIFFNPQNIISKLESRMFRLEDFPSHIGSELLDAVAGFTNSLDVIRMNYVSCMTMGEQLLMSALQLAQMQLDVVCNGVQVPPAAPAPVPPNPESYEPNPEPVPEPELAPEPAPEPAPEPAPEH; translated from the coding sequence CAAACGGTGGCCGTGATCGACAAGCTGTACGAAGTGCACCCGCTGTACAGACAGATCCAAGACTATGTGATCAACACGATTTCGGAAGCTCGCCTATCGAGCTCGGCAAAGATCTACGACTTCCACCGGGACATCATCATGATCAAGAGCACCTTCCTCGGGACGTCCATCCGCCAGGAGCAGGAGCTGCTGCATCAGGTCAACGGACAGCCACTGTCGGTCGATCAGCAGTGTTTGAGCTTCGTGCGCCAAAATGCGGACGTCAACATGAACCTGGCCGGTGTGTCCTACAGCACGTGTATCACGAACACGGGCGATACGCTCGTATCCACCGTGAAAGCTTTCTACGACGAGTTGGATGTGAACGAGGCGGCTTACGTTGGTGTTGGGCTGTTTGAGGAGTTCCGCAATGAGAACATCTTCTTCAACCCGCAAAACATCATTTCCAAGCTCGAGTCTCGGATGTTCCGACTGGAGGACTTCCCGAGCCACATCGGAAGCGAGTTGCTGGACGCCGTGGCCGGATTTACTAACTCGCTGGACGTCATTCGCATGAACTACGTCAGCTGTATGACGATGGGTGAACAGCTGCTCATGTCCGCCTTGCAGTTGGCACAGATGCAGCTGGATGTGGTCTGTAATGGCGTGCAGGTTCCTccggcagcaccagcacccgTTCCTCCCAATCCGGAGAGTTACGAACCGAACCCAGAACCGGTGCCAGAGCCAGAACTAGCCCCAGAGCCAGCCCCTGAGCCGGCCCCTGAGCCGGCCCCAGAACACTAA